The Cytophagia bacterium CHB2 genome contains the following window.
TTCAAGATGTAATGAAGAAAATGCCCGAGCCACACGGACTCGCCCTTCATTTCGAGACCCACCGCGCTCAAGCCGTCGTTCCAATCGCATGCGCCGATGAGGGGCAAACCGCGCGGGCTGAAACGTTCGAGAGCTTTATCCAATGCGCGGCAGCAATGATCATAAAGCGAAGCTGGCTCTTTCTCATCAACAAACGACTCACGGCAATCCAACAATGAGAAGTCGTTCGTCTCGTGCAAATAATTTGTGAGCACAAACGGGAGCCATAGCAAGTTATCGCTGATGGTCGTGTGCAAACCGATTTCGGAAATGGGATGCCACCAATGATACACCGTGCCGTCTTTGAACTGATGCCGCGCGTGCAAAAGAATTTGTTTCTTCGTTTGCGCCGCGTCGATGGGCAGAAAGATCTGGCTGTCCTGCAATTGATCGCGAAAGCCATACGCGCCGCCGGTTTGATAATACGCCGTGCGGCCCCACAATCTCCCCGAAATGGCTTGATACTTCAGCCACGTGTTGAGCATCACGTTCATCGCCTCGTCCGGCGTGTCGATCTCGACCGTGCCGAGCAAATCCTCCCAACGTTGCTTCACATTCGCGAAAGCCGCATCGACTTCCGCAATAGCGCGATACTTCTGAATCAAGCTTGCCGCTTCCTCACGCTCTTGCGTTGCGCCGAGCGTGAACACAATCGTCTTCTCTTCACCGGCTGCGAGCGTGACATTCGCTTGCAAGCTCGCTATAGCATCAAGCCAATTACCCACGCGCTTGTGCAGCTTGCCTTCGCGCACGGCCTGCGGCTCGCGTTGATTGCCATACATGCCGATGAAGCTCTCCTTATCGCCGTCAAAGCTGTGCGGCTTCACGTTCACGGAGTGAAAAGCAACGTAGCCCCAATCCGTATTCCAATGGCCGCGATCGGTCGGCACTTCCCACAAACGTTTCGTGGCAAAGAGTGCGTGCAAGTTCGCGTCATAGTTCGTTTCGATGAACGATTTGTGAAACTCGCGATGCCAATCCGGCGCTTGGCCGAGCCCCCATTCGAAGAAAGAAAAGAGGCCCAATTTCTTCGGCTGGCGGCTGCGGTTGCGCAACGTGAGTTTCCAAATTTCGAGCGGCTCGTCGTTCGGCACAAACATCAGCAGCGTGGATTCCACTCCGAAGTTTTGCGAAGTGATGACGCTATGGCCGATGCCGTGACGGCATTCATAATGATCCGGCTCGTGACACACGGGCTTCCATCCCGCGGACCATACGTTGCCTTTCTCGTCGCGGAGATAGAGATATTTGCCCCATTCATCTTTGATGAGGTCCTGCTCCCACCGCGTGATGCGATTGAGCTGTGCATGCGTGCGCCAACTATAGCCGCCGCCGGTTTGGGAGATGGTCAAGCCGTAATCGCCGTTGCTGATCACATTGATCCACGGCCGCGGGGTTCGCGGCGTGGTCATGACATACTCTTTGCCGTCTTGGGAAAAATAGCCGTACTTCGTTTTGAAGCTTTTCAAGGGGTTCCTTCCTCTTCTCTAATCAATCGGATTTGCGCATGACGTCTTTTCGAGTTTGGCAAAGCCTCTTCGTGCAAGCCGGCCTCGCTTAATTCTTCTCCAAATGCTTTTCCCGCGCGACTGTCGCAACAAAAGGTCCCGGGCGGGACACTTGCGGCAGCCCGAGAATGGTGCGCGCACGATTCAAAGCGTCATCAATATTGCCGCAGACGTTTTCTTCGCCGATTTTTTCAAGCAGGCCTGATTGCTGCATGGCATAAAGCGGTTGCGCGTGGACGCCGGAAAGAATAAAAGCCGTGCCATTCTTTCGGGCATTTGCGACTTCAATCTCAAGGGCCTGCAATGCGGTGGCGTCGACGGCAAGGACGTGGCGAATGTTCAAGATGAGCACTTGAGGAGGTTTCTCCAATAGGCGCATGGTATCTTTGAATTGCTCAATCGCGCCAAAAAACAAGGGCCCATGAATTTCAAAAACCTCGACGCCTGCTGGAACCTCCCGGCGCGAGATCGCGTTCGGATCATCTTCCAGCTCTTCTTCGTCGCTCTGAAGTTCTTTGGTGATGAGGCTGGCTTGCGTCACGTTCGACATGCGATTCAAGAAAAGAAAAGCCGCCAGCACAACGCCCACCTGAATCGCGACGGTCAAGTCGATCAAAACTGTAAGTAAAAACGTGGCGAACAAGACTACAATGTCGCTGCGCGGACTGCGCATGAGCTTGACGAACATGTGCCATTCACTCATGTTATAAGCCACGTAAATCAAGATCGCCGCGAGCACAGGCATGGGAATCAGGGCAGCATATTGCCCGAAGAACAACATGATGAGCAACAAGACCAGCGCATGCACCATGCCCGCCACCGGGGTGCGCCCGCCATTCTTGATATTTGTCGCAGTGCGCGCGATGGCACCGGTCGCAGGAATTCCGCCAAAGAGTGGCGAGAAAATATTGCCGACACCTTGCGCGATCAATTCCATATTCGAGCGGTGGCGCGTGCCTAACATGCCGTCT
Protein-coding sequences here:
- a CDS encoding glycosyl transferase family 36, with the protein product MTTPRTPRPWINVISNGDYGLTISQTGGGYSWRTHAQLNRITRWEQDLIKDEWGKYLYLRDEKGNVWSAGWKPVCHEPDHYECRHGIGHSVITSQNFGVESTLLMFVPNDEPLEIWKLTLRNRSRQPKKLGLFSFFEWGLGQAPDWHREFHKSFIETNYDANLHALFATKRLWEVPTDRGHWNTDWGYVAFHSVNVKPHSFDGDKESFIGMYGNQREPQAVREGKLHKRVGNWLDAIASLQANVTLAAGEEKTIVFTLGATQEREEAASLIQKYRAIAEVDAAFANVKQRWEDLLGTVEIDTPDEAMNVMLNTWLKYQAISGRLWGRTAYYQTGGAYGFRDQLQDSQIFLPIDAAQTKKQILLHARHQFKDGTVYHWWHPISEIGLHTTISDNLLWLPFVLTNYLHETNDFSLLDCRESFVDEKEPASLYDHCCRALDKALERFSPRGLPLIGACDWNDGLSAVGLEMKGESVWLGHFLHYIL
- a CDS encoding SulP family inorganic anion transporter, which codes for RVTHRIPGSFVAIIVMTAIVHFFDVPVDTIGSRFGSVPNNLPAPQLPSINWKLITEVFSPAVTIALLAAIESLLSAVVADGMLGTRHRSNMELIAQGVGNIFSPLFGGIPATGAIARTATNIKNGGRTPVAGMVHALVLLLIMLFFGQYAALIPMPVLAAILIYVAYNMSEWHMFVKLMRSPRSDIVVLFATFLLTVLIDLTVAIQVGVVLAAFLFLNRMSNVTQASLITKELQSDEEELEDDPNAISRREVPAGVEVFEIHGPLFFGAIEQFKDTMRLLEKPPQVLILNIRHVLAVDATALQALEIEVANARKNGTAFILSGVHAQPLYAMQQSGLLEKIGEENVCGNIDDALNRARTILGLPQVSRPGPFVATVAREKHLEKN